A stretch of the Sphingobacterium thalpophilum genome encodes the following:
- a CDS encoding nucleotide sugar dehydrogenase has protein sequence MKEIKKITCIGAGYVGGPTMSVIAQKNPNVVVTVVDLNQARIDAWNDTDLDKLPVYEPGLDAVVAEARGRNLFFSTDVEKAIDEADMIFISVNTPTKTYGKGKGQAADLKYIELCARQIAAVAKNDKIVVEKSTLPVRTAAALKSILDNTGNGVNFHILSNPEFLAEGTAITDLHHPDRVLIGGEDAEAIESLVKVYEAWVPRERILTTNLWSSELSKLVANAFLAQRVSSINAISELCEVTGANVDEVARAIGQDSRIGPKFLKASVGFGGSCFQKDILNLVYIARSYNLTAVADYWEQVIILNDHQKARFAENIIQTMYNTVNGKKIAFLGWAFKKDTNDTRESAAIYVADHLLEEEAHVVVYDPKVPAEQVYKDLDYLGTRSPEENRRLVTVINDPYEALQGAHAVAVLTEWDEFKGYDWAKIKEDMKKPAFVFDGRKILDRSQLTTLGFDYYAIGE, from the coding sequence ATGAAAGAAATCAAAAAAATAACTTGTATCGGTGCAGGTTATGTAGGTGGTCCTACCATGTCGGTCATTGCACAGAAAAATCCAAATGTGGTTGTTACAGTCGTCGATCTCAATCAGGCACGTATCGATGCCTGGAATGATACAGATCTTGATAAACTGCCCGTTTACGAGCCGGGACTCGATGCTGTAGTTGCGGAGGCACGTGGACGCAATCTTTTCTTTTCTACGGATGTCGAGAAAGCCATTGATGAGGCCGACATGATTTTTATTTCAGTTAATACGCCGACTAAGACCTATGGTAAGGGAAAAGGGCAGGCCGCAGACCTTAAATATATTGAGCTATGTGCCCGTCAGATTGCCGCGGTGGCTAAGAATGACAAGATTGTTGTTGAAAAATCCACTTTACCCGTACGTACTGCGGCGGCATTAAAGAGTATTTTGGATAATACAGGTAATGGGGTCAATTTTCATATTCTGTCGAATCCGGAGTTTTTGGCCGAAGGTACTGCCATTACCGATTTACACCATCCAGACCGTGTATTGATCGGTGGTGAAGATGCCGAAGCGATCGAATCTTTGGTCAAAGTATATGAGGCCTGGGTACCGCGTGAGCGTATCCTGACCACCAACCTGTGGTCTTCAGAATTGTCTAAGCTTGTGGCAAATGCCTTTTTGGCTCAACGCGTATCCTCTATTAACGCCATTTCGGAATTATGTGAAGTCACAGGTGCCAATGTGGATGAGGTGGCTCGTGCCATTGGTCAGGATAGCCGTATTGGTCCGAAATTTTTAAAAGCATCTGTCGGTTTTGGTGGGTCTTGTTTTCAAAAAGATATTTTAAATTTAGTTTATATTGCGCGATCATACAACCTCACCGCTGTAGCCGATTACTGGGAGCAGGTGATTATATTGAACGATCATCAGAAAGCACGTTTTGCGGAGAATATTATCCAGACGATGTATAACACAGTCAATGGTAAGAAGATCGCGTTTTTGGGTTGGGCATTTAAGAAAGACACCAATGATACCCGGGAGTCTGCGGCTATCTATGTAGCGGATCATTTGTTGGAAGAGGAGGCCCATGTGGTGGTTTATGATCCAAAAGTACCTGCCGAGCAAGTGTACAAAGATTTGGATTATTTGGGCACACGTTCGCCAGAAGAAAACCGTCGTTTGGTCACAGTGATCAATGATCCTTATGAAGCACTTCAAGGTGCACATGCTGTTGCAGTATTGACAGAATGGGATGAGTTTAAAGGATACGACTGGGCCAAGATCAAAGAGGATATGAAAAAACCAGCTTTTGTTTTTGACGGGCGCAAAATATTGGATCGTTCTCAATTGACGACACTTGGGTTCGACTATTATGCTATTGGTGAATAG
- a CDS encoding mannose-1-phosphate guanylyltransferase has product MSNIIHVVLTGGVGSRLWPLSRKSYPKQYLSLFKEGSLFEMTIKRNQPLCGQVIVVGNRDNHSLSREVMEDNKIDYIDIVEATPRNTAAAIAFAAFAAQPDDILIVTPSDHVIVGEQAYAEAIKAGIEKANKGYIVTFGIQPTRPETGYGYIEYKDDKVLSFREKPNQDTAEDFIERGNFLWNSGMFCFRADTFLAELQTFEPKVYATAFNAWQHRQDGELDLALSKEIPSISIDYAVMERSKKIRVVATSFQWSDLGSFESMYDYLKQTGHPVDENGNMVIGTDIYTAFVGMRDSILVHTKDAILVLQKEKSQDVKKIYNTLERHQSKLID; this is encoded by the coding sequence ATGAGCAATATTATCCATGTTGTATTGACAGGTGGGGTTGGCAGCCGCCTTTGGCCGCTGTCGCGCAAAAGCTATCCCAAACAGTATCTATCCTTGTTTAAGGAAGGCTCATTGTTTGAAATGACCATCAAGCGCAACCAGCCGCTCTGCGGGCAGGTTATCGTGGTGGGCAACCGGGATAACCATAGTCTCAGCCGTGAGGTCATGGAAGACAACAAGATCGATTATATCGATATCGTCGAGGCTACGCCCCGTAATACCGCTGCGGCCATTGCTTTTGCAGCCTTTGCTGCCCAGCCCGACGATATTCTGATTGTGACGCCCTCAGACCATGTGATCGTGGGTGAGCAGGCTTATGCCGAGGCGATCAAGGCTGGGATTGAAAAGGCGAATAAAGGGTATATTGTGACTTTCGGCATACAGCCCACACGGCCGGAGACCGGCTATGGCTATATCGAATACAAAGACGACAAGGTCCTTTCCTTTCGCGAGAAGCCCAATCAGGATACAGCGGAGGATTTTATTGAGCGGGGCAACTTTCTCTGGAACTCGGGTATGTTCTGTTTCCGGGCAGACACCTTTCTGGCTGAATTGCAGACCTTCGAGCCCAAAGTATACGCGACCGCATTCAATGCCTGGCAGCACCGTCAGGATGGTGAGCTTGACTTGGCCCTGTCCAAGGAGATCCCATCCATTTCCATCGACTATGCCGTAATGGAGCGTTCCAAAAAGATCCGCGTCGTGGCCACGAGTTTTCAGTGGTCTGACCTTGGTTCCTTTGAGTCGATGTACGACTATCTGAAGCAGACGGGGCATCCGGTCGATGAAAATGGCAATATGGTCATTGGGACCGACATATACACCGCTTTTGTGGGTATGCGTGATAGTATTCTGGTGCATACCAAAGATGCCATTCTGGTGCTGCAGAAAGAAAAATCCCAGGATGTCAAAAAAATCTACAATACACTCGAACGCCATCAGTCCAAGCTGATCGATTGA
- a CDS encoding adenylyltransferase/cytidyltransferase family protein: MKIGITFGVFDLLHAGHIMMLEEAKRHCDYLIVGLNTDPSEVFPEKAKPTQTIVERYIQLEGCRYVDEIIPYETEQDLIDMIKALPIHMRIIGEEYRDKDFSGRQYCVEENIEIYYNKRTHRFSSAGLRKVVADKEAEKK; this comes from the coding sequence ATGAAAATTGGAATTACATTCGGTGTGTTCGACTTACTGCACGCCGGACATATTATGATGCTGGAAGAAGCCAAGCGGCACTGTGATTACCTGATCGTGGGGCTGAATACCGACCCTTCGGAAGTGTTCCCCGAGAAGGCCAAGCCCACCCAGACCATTGTCGAGCGCTACATACAATTGGAAGGCTGCCGGTATGTGGATGAGATCATCCCCTATGAGACCGAGCAGGACCTGATCGATATGATCAAGGCGCTGCCGATCCATATGCGGATTATCGGTGAAGAGTACCGGGATAAGGATTTTTCCGGTCGTCAGTATTGTGTGGAAGAAAATATCGAGATCTATTATAATAAGCGTACGCACCGTTTCTCCAGCGCCGGCCTACGGAAGGTCGTGGCTGACAAAGAAGCGGAAAAAAAATAA
- a CDS encoding adenylyltransferase/cytidyltransferase family protein produces MVNIPAKGMRVGITFSAFDLLHAGHIKMLEDAKRQCDYLICGLQTDPTLDRPEKNKPAQTVVERYIQLKGCKYVDQIVPYATEQDLEDILRSFKIDVRIVGDEYREKNFTGRAYCEEKGIELYFNSRDHRFSSSGLRKIVAKANSEEQTVIKSI; encoded by the coding sequence ATGGTTAATATTCCAGCCAAAGGTATGCGCGTAGGCATTACCTTCAGTGCCTTTGACTTGTTGCACGCGGGGCATATCAAAATGCTCGAGGACGCCAAAAGACAGTGTGATTATTTGATCTGCGGTCTACAGACCGATCCCACCTTGGACCGTCCTGAAAAGAATAAGCCCGCCCAGACTGTAGTGGAGCGGTATATCCAGCTAAAAGGCTGTAAATACGTGGACCAGATTGTCCCTTATGCCACCGAGCAGGATCTGGAAGATATATTACGTTCTTTTAAAATAGATGTCCGCATCGTGGGAGACGAATACCGGGAGAAAAACTTTACGGGCCGCGCGTATTGTGAAGAGAAGGGCATCGAGCTGTATTTTAACAGCCGCGACCACCGATTCTCGAGTTCAGGCCTGCGAAAAATTGTGGCCAAAGCCAATTCAGAAGAACAAACAGTCATAAAATCTATTTAA
- a CDS encoding 3'-5' exonuclease: MPSGLSFTAIDFETATANQNSACAIGLVVVEQGIIVDEFYSLIQPPHNQYMWQTTRVHGIRPRDTASAPTFKQLFPQIYPLISNRLMVAHNELFDRGVLRKTMHYYNLPYESLGLNEKWECTFRIYQGKGFKPARLNACCEVLGIELNHHEALSDARACANLYLRHADVPSLA; the protein is encoded by the coding sequence ATGCCTTCAGGATTAAGTTTTACCGCGATAGATTTTGAAACAGCCACAGCTAATCAGAATTCAGCCTGTGCCATTGGCCTTGTGGTGGTGGAGCAGGGCATTATTGTGGATGAGTTTTATTCCCTGATCCAGCCGCCGCACAATCAATATATGTGGCAGACGACCAGGGTGCATGGCATCAGACCACGGGATACCGCCAGCGCTCCGACCTTTAAGCAGCTATTTCCACAGATTTACCCACTGATCAGCAACCGTCTGATGGTCGCCCACAACGAGCTTTTTGACCGGGGCGTACTCCGCAAAACGATGCACTATTACAATCTTCCTTACGAGAGCCTGGGGCTCAACGAAAAGTGGGAATGCACCTTTCGAATCTATCAGGGCAAAGGATTTAAGCCGGCGCGCTTAAATGCCTGCTGTGAGGTATTGGGCATCGAGCTCAATCACCACGAAGCCCTGTCCGATGCCCGCGCCTGTGCCAATTTATACCTCCGGCATGCCGATGTGCCTTCTTTGGCATGA